Proteins co-encoded in one Oreochromis aureus strain Israel breed Guangdong linkage group 3, ZZ_aureus, whole genome shotgun sequence genomic window:
- the LOC116334655 gene encoding C-type lectin domain family 10 member A-like, whose protein sequence is MTTEYHDNVDEEMSNFWNKEPRTVDFSRFSRYRRWLFPALTATLLVILIIALGASNTSTWNRLWSSEKSVSNLTESLRDTQQLTKDTAKEVLSMKFAVENNKDQLASVSEALRQLSVLDALRRTVAELKCSFERLVNNGTTAHGCCPLNWDSFGTNCYLFSTTPLSWHDARDWCNGHESHLVILLTDEEWDFVTQRSVGTFHWVGLTDERTGQWEWVNQTPYIMNRRRWRPGQPDAWTHHGLGPGDEDCAHLHSDGRLNDLHCSSKMRFICQRHTMKN, encoded by the exons ATGACGACTGAATACCATGACAATGTGGACGAAGAAATGAGCAATTTCTGGAACAAAG AGCCTCGTACTGTCGATTTCTCCAGGTTCTCCAGGTACAGACGATGGCTCTTTCCTGCTCTGACGGCTACACTCCTCGTGATTCTGATCATAGCTCTGGGAGCCAGCA acaCGTCAACATGGAACCGGTTGTGGTCTTCGGAGAAAAGTGTTTCTAATCTGACTGAATCACTGAGGGACACACAGCAGCTCACCAAAG ATACAGCAAAAGAAGTTTTGTCAATGAAGTTTGCAGTGGAGAACAACAAGGACCAGCTGGCATCAG TATCAGAGGCACTGAGGCAGCTCTCAGTCCTGGACGCTCTCCGCAGGACGGTCGCCGAACTCAAATGTTCTTTTGAACGCTTGGTCAACAATG GCACGACAGCACACGGCTGTTGTCCTCTGAATTGGGATTCTTTTGGCACCAACTGCTACTTATTCAGTACCACGCCATTATCGTGGCACGATGCCAGAGACTGGTGCAATGGACACGAATCTCACTTGGTCATTCTTCTCACTGACGAGGAGTGG GATTTTGTGACCCAGCGTAGTGTGGGCACCTTCCACTGGGTGGGTCTGACTGATGAGAGGACTGGGCAGTGGGAGTGGGTCAACCAGACACCCTACATCATGAACCGGAG GAGGTGGAGACCTGGGCAGCCTGACGCCTGGACCCATCATGGTCTCGGTCCCGGGGATGAAGACTGCGCTCATCTTCATTCTGATGGACGTCTTAACGATCTGCACTGCTCCAGCAAAATGCGCTTCATATGTCAGAGGCACACCATGAAGAACTAA